CGCCCCCGACCGGCTCCCCATGCGGGACGGCTCCCGGACCGACGCGTGGGTGGGCACCTTGCTCCCGCGTGACCTCATTCGACTGAAAGAGAATCCATGAAAAGCCTGATCACGTTCGACTGGATGTTCTTCGGCGTGGCCCGCCTCGCGGAGGCAGCCGAGCGACGCGGGGCGGTGCTGCACCTGCTCGCGGAGAACCCCGACGTGTTCTCGTGGGATGTCCAGCGGTCGGGTTCGAGCGGTCCAGTGATGCACAAGGCCGACATCGACGACCCCGAGGACGTCGAGCGGGTCCTCGCCGAAATCGGCCCGGTGGACGGGGTGATCCACCCGGTCGAGGAGGGCGTGACCGCCGCGCTACGAGTGGCCGGCGAGCGTGGGCTGGCCCGGCAGAACGCCGAGGCGGTGCGGCTCGTCCGCGACAAGATGAAGCTCAGGCAGCACCTTTTCAGCGCCGGCCTGTCCGCAGGAAGCAGTGTGCCGCTCGACCCGGACAACGCGGACTGGGACGACACGGCCCGGCTGGTGGGAACGCCGTTCATCGTCAAGGACCGGGCAGGAAGTGGCAGCCACGACGTGTGGCTGGTCCGCGGCCGCGACGACCTCGACGCCATCCGCCGGGAGCGGCCGCGGGGCCGGCTTCTCGCCGAGCCGTACTTCATCGGCCCGCTCTACAGCGCGGAGACCATTTCCTGGAACGGCGAGACGCGGCTACTCGGGGTCTCCGGCCGCGTGCTGTCCGCGGAGCCCCACTTCCGGGAGGAGGTGTTCACCTTCCCGGTCCAGCTCCCGCTGGAGCGGACGCGGCGGCTGGACGAGTGGATCAAGAGTGTGCTGGGGTCCATCTCCTACACGTCGGGGTTCGCCCACACCGAGTTCATCATCACCGACACCGGCTTCGAAGTGGTCGAGATCAACCCACGTATTCCGGGCGGACCCTGCGGTGAGAACTTCTCGGAGGTCCTGGGATCGGACCTGTACGAGGCGTTTGCCGACATGGCGCTGGGTATTCGGCCGCACCTGCTCGACGAACCTCTGGAGGCGCGTGGGGGAATCGCCAACGCCGTTCTGTACCCGCCGCGGGCCGGTGTGTTCGAGCGGATCGACGGCACGGAAACTCTGGACAGGCACGAAGGGTCGATCGTGCTGCACCGGACCCGCGAGACAGGGGCGCGCATGGGCTCCGTCCACGACCTGTGGGGTGCGGTCGCGATCCTCTCGGCGCGGGGTGAGACCGCCGAGATCGCCATGCTCAACGCCTTGTCAGCCATGCGTGGGCTGAGCGTTCGGACAAGGGAC
The nucleotide sequence above comes from Streptomyces sp. NBC_01716. Encoded proteins:
- a CDS encoding ATP-grasp domain-containing protein is translated as MKSLITFDWMFFGVARLAEAAERRGAVLHLLAENPDVFSWDVQRSGSSGPVMHKADIDDPEDVERVLAEIGPVDGVIHPVEEGVTAALRVAGERGLARQNAEAVRLVRDKMKLRQHLFSAGLSAGSSVPLDPDNADWDDTARLVGTPFIVKDRAGSGSHDVWLVRGRDDLDAIRRERPRGRLLAEPYFIGPLYSAETISWNGETRLLGVSGRVLSAEPHFREEVFTFPVQLPLERTRRLDEWIKSVLGSISYTSGFAHTEFIITDTGFEVVEINPRIPGGPCGENFSEVLGSDLYEAFADMALGIRPHLLDEPLEARGGIANAVLYPPRAGVFERIDGTETLDRHEGSIVLHRTRETGARMGSVHDLWGAVAILSARGETAEIAMLNALSAMRGLSVRTRDEQH